In Synechococcus sp. RS9909, one genomic interval encodes:
- a CDS encoding methyltransferase has protein sequence MSDSRRDAATPVVSAFYDRFPYPGDPLQDGPPPGYNWRWCWASVQSAVRGQLPCPSSGAPHPLRLLDAGCGTGVSTDYLCHLNPGADVLAVDISAGALEVARERLRRSGGGERVVALRQEQRSLLDLAGEGPFDYINSVGVLHHLRDPLAGLRSLAELMAEDGILHLFLYADAGRWEIHRCQRALALLGVGTGESGLRLGRELFQVLPEEHRLRRHHEQRWALDTAADANFADMYLHPQETSYNLERLMALIEAAGLHFAGFSNPAVWHPSRLLTGELLERALALSPRDQWALVEELDPDISHFEFFLTRRPVVPNPWLDDRLLLDASAELQPCLWGWPSGSLLGPDLEPLSLSDAEVAVLRAVESQPGVPLHSLAGLEINASIVRDLWRRRLLLLRAPKGVRAEHA, from the coding sequence ATGTCCGACTCCCGCCGCGACGCTGCCACGCCAGTGGTGAGCGCTTTCTATGACCGCTTCCCCTACCCGGGTGATCCGCTTCAGGATGGCCCCCCTCCCGGGTACAACTGGCGTTGGTGTTGGGCCAGCGTTCAGTCCGCCGTGCGGGGCCAGTTGCCGTGCCCCTCCTCTGGAGCCCCCCATCCCTTGCGGTTACTCGATGCCGGCTGCGGCACCGGGGTGAGCACGGATTATCTCTGCCATCTCAATCCGGGGGCGGACGTGCTGGCAGTGGACATCAGCGCCGGCGCCCTGGAGGTGGCGCGGGAGCGCCTGCGTCGCTCCGGAGGAGGCGAGCGGGTGGTGGCACTGCGCCAGGAACAACGCAGCCTGCTGGATCTCGCTGGCGAGGGGCCGTTTGACTACATCAATTCCGTGGGGGTGCTCCACCATCTCCGGGATCCCCTCGCCGGACTGCGCTCTTTGGCTGAGCTGATGGCGGAGGACGGAATTCTGCATCTGTTCCTTTATGCCGATGCGGGACGTTGGGAGATTCATCGCTGTCAGCGGGCCCTCGCTCTTTTGGGGGTGGGCACGGGGGAGAGCGGTCTGAGATTGGGTCGAGAACTGTTTCAGGTGCTTCCCGAAGAGCATCGGCTCCGGCGCCATCACGAGCAGCGGTGGGCGCTTGACACGGCCGCGGATGCCAATTTCGCCGACATGTATCTCCACCCCCAGGAGACCAGTTACAACCTGGAGCGGCTGATGGCTCTGATCGAAGCGGCCGGGCTCCATTTCGCCGGTTTCTCCAATCCTGCGGTGTGGCACCCATCCCGCCTTCTCACGGGTGAGCTCCTGGAGAGAGCCCTTGCGCTCTCTCCTCGCGATCAGTGGGCTCTTGTGGAGGAGCTCGACCCCGACATCAGTCATTTCGAGTTTTTTCTGACGCGGCGCCCGGTGGTGCCGAATCCATGGTTGGACGATCGGCTGCTGCTGGATGCTTCTGCGGAGCTTCAGCCCTGCCTCTGGGGCTGGCCTTCCGGGAGTCTGCTCGGTCCGGACCTCGAGCCCCTTTCGCTCAGCGATGCTGAGGTCGCCGTGTTGCGTGCTGTGGAGTCTCAGCCCGGGGTGCCCCTGCACTCCCTTGCCGGCCTGGAGATCAACGCCTCCATCGTTCGGGATCTCTGGCGGCGGAGACTGCTGCTCCTCCGTGCTCCCAAAGGGGTACGAGCCGAGCACGCGTGA
- a CDS encoding F0F1 ATP synthase subunit B', whose protein sequence is MTWLLLAEAGVPEGGLFDLDATLPLMAVQVVLLTFLLNSLFFRPVGKVVEDREGYISTSRAEAKQKLAQVERLEADLTDQLRSARQAAQAAIVEAEQEVDRLYREALAEAEAEANRTREQARREIESQREQASAQLMAQVDQLSSQIIQRLLAA, encoded by the coding sequence ATGACCTGGCTTCTGCTCGCTGAAGCAGGGGTACCGGAGGGAGGTCTTTTCGACCTCGATGCCACCCTGCCGCTGATGGCGGTTCAGGTGGTGCTCCTCACCTTCCTGCTCAACTCCCTTTTCTTCCGTCCGGTCGGCAAGGTCGTGGAAGATCGTGAGGGTTACATCTCCACCAGCCGCGCCGAGGCCAAGCAGAAGCTGGCCCAGGTTGAGCGTCTGGAAGCTGACCTCACCGATCAGCTTCGGAGCGCTCGACAGGCCGCCCAGGCCGCCATTGTGGAGGCCGAGCAGGAGGTGGACCGTCTGTATCGCGAAGCTCTCGCCGAAGCTGAGGCGGAAGCCAATCGCACGCGCGAGCAGGCCCGCCGTGAGATCGAGTCACAGCGTGAGCAGGCTTCAGCCCAGTTGATGGCCCAGGTCGATCAACTCAGCTCTCAGATCATTCAACGATTGTTGGCGGCCTGA
- a CDS encoding F0F1 ATP synthase subunit B yields the protein MMTFYSLFASEGFGINLNLFETNLINLIIVIGVLGWFLKGFLGGILERRRQAILRDLDDAETRLKKATADLAKAQADLAAAQQKAETILADGKARAEAIRLDGEKRTISAMAALKQDALSELTAEGARLSEQLRREAAMAAIDKVMAELPGRLDANGQARLIDASIANLEDA from the coding sequence ATGATGACTTTCTATTCACTCTTCGCCTCTGAGGGTTTCGGGATCAACCTGAACCTCTTCGAGACCAACCTGATCAACCTGATCATTGTGATCGGGGTGCTGGGCTGGTTCCTGAAGGGATTCCTCGGCGGCATTCTTGAACGTCGTCGCCAGGCGATCCTTCGCGATCTCGACGATGCCGAGACCCGTCTGAAGAAAGCAACGGCTGATCTCGCCAAAGCCCAGGCCGACCTCGCCGCCGCTCAGCAGAAAGCAGAAACGATCCTTGCGGACGGCAAGGCCCGTGCTGAGGCGATCCGTCTGGATGGCGAGAAGCGCACGATTTCTGCGATGGCTGCCCTCAAGCAGGACGCTCTTTCCGAGCTCACCGCCGAGGGTGCCCGCTTGAGTGAGCAACTTCGCCGTGAGGCCGCCATGGCCGCGATCGACAAGGTCATGGCCGAATTGCCTGGTCGCCTTGATGCCAACGGTCAAGCCCGTCTCATCGATGCCTCCATCGCCAATCTGGAGGACGCCTGA
- the atpB gene encoding F0F1 ATP synthase subunit A: protein MALLPLPLPFAELEVGQHLYWQIGNLNLHGQVFLSSWVVIGVLLALVVVGTRKMERDPRGVQNLLEFLWDYLRDLAREQIGEKAYRDWLPFVGTLFLFIFVCNWGGALIPWKLVELPNGELGAPTADINTTVAMALLVSLSYFYAGLSRKGLRYFEYYVDPTPIMLPFKIIEDFTKPLSLSFRLFGNILADELVVAVLAFLVPVLVPLPAMFLGLFTSAIQALIFATLAANYIGEAVHEEAH, encoded by the coding sequence ATGGCTCTGTTGCCCCTCCCCCTTCCCTTCGCCGAACTGGAGGTGGGCCAGCATCTGTACTGGCAGATCGGCAATCTCAACCTCCACGGCCAGGTGTTTCTCAGCTCCTGGGTTGTCATCGGTGTGCTGCTGGCCCTCGTGGTCGTTGGCACCCGCAAGATGGAGCGTGATCCCCGGGGTGTGCAGAACCTCCTCGAATTCCTCTGGGATTATCTGCGCGATCTTGCCCGGGAGCAGATTGGCGAAAAGGCTTACCGCGACTGGCTGCCTTTCGTCGGCACCCTGTTCCTGTTCATCTTCGTGTGCAACTGGGGTGGCGCGCTGATTCCCTGGAAGCTTGTTGAGCTTCCCAATGGCGAACTCGGCGCTCCCACGGCCGATATCAATACCACCGTGGCCATGGCCCTGCTGGTCTCCCTGTCTTACTTCTATGCCGGTCTGAGCCGCAAAGGTCTGCGTTACTTCGAGTACTACGTGGATCCGACTCCGATCATGCTTCCGTTCAAGATCATCGAGGATTTCACGAAGCCTCTGTCGCTGTCCTTCCGTCTGTTCGGAAACATCCTGGCGGATGAACTGGTGGTGGCTGTGCTGGCCTTTCTGGTGCCGGTCCTGGTTCCCCTGCCCGCCATGTTTCTCGGCCTGTTCACCAGTGCCATCCAGGCTCTGATTTTTGCCACGCTTGCCGCCAACTACATCGGCGAAGCCGTTCACGAAGAGGCCCACTAG
- the atpE gene encoding ATP synthase F0 subunit C produces MSDLTSAASVLAAALAVGLAAIGPGIGQGTAAGQAVEGIARQPEAEGKIRGTLLLSLAFMEALTIYGLVVALVLLFANPFAG; encoded by the coding sequence ATGAGTGATCTGACCTCCGCCGCCTCCGTCCTGGCCGCCGCTCTCGCGGTGGGTCTCGCCGCCATCGGCCCTGGCATCGGCCAGGGCACCGCAGCCGGCCAGGCTGTGGAAGGGATCGCCCGCCAGCCCGAGGCTGAGGGCAAGATCCGCGGCACCCTGCTGCTGTCCCTGGCCTTCATGGAAGCTCTCACCATCTACGGCCTGGTTGTGGCTCTGGTGCTTCTGTTCGCCAACCCCTTCGCCGGCTGA